The genomic segment CATAGACTATATTCAGACCTTAAGGCAAGTTGTACAAAAGTCACATGAGTACAGGCAGCCATTGTGCCTTGCCTTTGTGGACTATGAGAAGGCTTTTGACTCTGTTGAGACCTGGGCTGTTCTGGAAGCCCTGCAACGATGTCAAGTCGATTGGCGTTACGTCGAAGTTTTGAAAGGTCTATATAATGCCGCGTCTATGTCCGTCCGAGTACAGGAGGCCACAACAAGGCCAATCTATTTGCATCGAGGAGTGAGACAGGGGCATATTATTTCCCCGAAACTGTTCACAAATGCGTTAGAGGACGCCTGCAAGACCATAAACTGGAAAGGACGTGGCATAAACGTTAATGGCAAGTACCTCTCACACCTtcgtttcgctgacgatatcgtcatattggcagaatcgttggaggacttgcaggaaatgttgaacgacctaaatgaatcttcccggcggatcggtctcgggatgaacttggacaagacgaaagtcatgttcaacgaacatgttctcccgagaccggttgcagttaacggtgtctttctcgaagtcgtaacggaatatgtctatttggaGCACATACTGCAagtaggtagacataacttcgagagagaaaccgataggaggatacagttgggttgggcagcattcaggaagTTAAGCCACATTCCcacgtcgcatattccgcagagcttgaagacgaaagtcttcgatcaatgcgtgcttcccgttatgacctacggggcggaaacctggccttttacagcagggctagctcgtaagttttccgtcgctcagcgtgctatggaacgcgctatgctcggagtttctttggcggataagcttcgaaatgaaacaattcgtcaaagaactaaagtcaccgacatagtgcagagaatcagtacgctgaagtggaaccgggctggtcacgtagctcgaagaacagacgatcgctggagtaaacttactctggaatggagaccaaggctgggaaatcggggtgtaggtcgacctccaactaggtgggacgacgatctccgcttagttgcaggcccatgttggatgcgagtagcaggagatcggtcatcttggcgttcattgagagaggcctatgtccagcagtggacgactataggctgatatgatataTATGATGAAAGagtattttcaatttaaataacaaCAAAGCACAAAGATTGTTGGCATGATCTcataagtttatttaaataaattaaacatgtTTGAACATGCATGTATACTCCAGGTTATTATAATGTTACGCTACTTCGGATTGTAAGAATTTTGTCTTGTTTATACAGCAACACTGATCAGCTCTGTGTATTTCTTGACTTTGCTGGCAACACTCATGTCTACATATTTGTCACCAATGGATACCACCATTCCACCAATAAGAGATGGGTCAACTCGGGAAGTCAGTTGTAGTGTTTCATTTCCCTTGAGGaatttctgaaaatataataattaaattttaaataataatacaattcaCAAAAAGTATCCATGAATattctatagatattataaacattatatGATGCTTTAACAAATTATAAGTTTCTGACAAAATAGTTACTataaaattctaattctattacAATATAAAGGCTCCACTGCAATAATGATGAATGTCCTAAGTTGTTActttaaccgattcaatgcggcgcacctttttcaagactttcagtcgtggcggcatacaattttctagtgacacgtgagccgtgtcatacgccatagaagtaaatgacacggctaccgtgtcacccgccacgttcaaaaaggtttattgtttttctcggtttttacgtgtttattaacttaatttgtTTAATTGAACCCAAAGAATTGATGTTACCGGAAGACTACGTTGTTTGGAGTTGaattcgagtagttttactaagttttaacctgaaaatggcaggtaagcgatttttttattcagatgttccAACCTTTTGCaatgtaggtttcaaagttagaaaaatgagtatattaaatagatctgggtttccgatgtaaattataatatgttcgtggataaatttaaagaagttagTTGCTTTTTTAACCgcctttcaaaaaggaggaggttatacgttcggctgtggatattttttatgtgtgttcaacgattactccgccgtttgtgaaccgattttcaaaatttttcttttattgtataataccccatacaataaaagaaaaattttgaaaatcggttccgattgatccggttccgagttggtaccatgttcacaaaagtggtggtctgatgatgggaaccgtgagtaaatctatactaatattataaatgcgaaagtatctctgtctgtctgtctcgctttcacgccaaaactaccaaaccgattgtaatgaaattttgtatacagatagtctaaagcctgagaaaggacataggctacttttttactggaaaaaagggttgtaagggggtgaaaatacgaaaatttgttcaaattaagttagttcctaaaattcatactagatggcgccgtgcgtctcttacatcgcgctaacgcttgcccaacatatTTCTacaagaggtggtatcatcatattttcaagttttttcgattgttatttcttttttacgttatttaataagtcagtactttatattatatacagtgacgtaaccttaaacctatcaatgataaatagtttatgggtaaagttgtgtaattggggggctaaataagctttaaaatttggcataaaatataaagtttgattttaaaaaatgaaatattatgtgcacactgcacagctgttttgatttaaggggttttctttataaaagcttttgacaccaattttgttgccatcgcgcgctataaactgaagtccacgcggacgaagtcgcgggcaacagctagtaaaaaaatatatatgaactAGCCAATTCCATATATAAAAACTAAGTTTTctcggtataatattatatcgattttcgataaattttataagcacgATAATTGGGTTCCAGTAATAAAGCTTATAGGTACGATACCACTTTTAACCGcagggaaacgttttattcctatggataaggaagtttgcagaaacagctagttagaaatattttcgaaagaaacaacttagattaaaacaaaaatgggTAGTGGACtagtaatactttgatgtcaatgctagtatttttctacattattgtttaaaaaaaattgcgagaacttgaaagtctaaaataatatagaataatatgggctcccaatattacttctttattttctaaaaagtttactactaaaaagcccggccgcacattatccaaATTTCAGAccagaaaaatacattttgacacgtcagaattctgatagtatgcggggtccacaacaaaatgtatgaacagagtgcgttacGGTGGAGGTCCGGCGGGCGTACGGCCAGGCTAAAAAAGAAgacagcccctacttttttcagttcacagaatattcagaaacgaagcCTATATGCTTGTTTACATGGAAAATTAAGAagttttgttcggagtagaaccttctaaagtgtaatttgagggagatacaatcacACACACatctaaatgacacggctcacgtgtcatacgctgcacgttaaaaacccataataCGGCTGCCGTGTAATCTGCAATGAATGCactttttaaaaaaggttgacagcccctactttttttcaaatttacAGAATATCCAGAGGTGAAGCCTATAGGCTTTTTCTAtatggaaaattaagatgattttgttcagagtagatccttctaaagtgtaatttgaggaagagacaagcgttttttaaatgacacggctcacatGTCATAccccacacgttaaaaacatgttaGACAcgcccgtgtcatccgcactgaatcggttaagatATCTGGGTTTTAAAATTTAGAATGGTATAACAAAACttggaattattattttgaaggtTGCTGACGCTGACCCCTGTGACATTGAGCGTTATAGCCATGTAGCcgaaatataaaaaacatatttatcacGAAACTATAAGCGATATtgctaattttgtaaatatattttaaagatattatttcaAGTGACCGAATGGCATTACTTGTGATTAAATTTTTTGGGACGttcatcattataattattgcagtAGACCCTTCATATTATGTTGTCAAATGAATTATAAAGCAAACATTACTTACCCCAATTTAAAAGACTAGAGTTTAGGAAAGTAGTTTCATTACCTTAAGAGCAGCTTCTAAGCTCTGTTTCTGTGCTGGGTCCAAGGGTTTAGCGGTGACTACTTCACATGTGACCTCACCACGGTGAGCGGCCATCATTATTTTGAATGCATTGATCACGGTCTCCAATTTGCCCAGGCGACCATTTTCAGCCATGAGTCCCAACAAGTTGCCTGTAGTTGGGGATAGGCTgatctgaaaatataataatattatgttattatttttattgaaatcgcTAGTTAGTGGTTaacaaaattatgtttgttgatGTTCTCCAGTAAAATTAGAACAAAGTATTgtagtaaacaaaatatatttgaaagaaattgttataatttttcaacattcctatgcaaatcagggacctaagtagtttagttgcgttatgtcaaacccagctgacagatcacaattaacattgaattgacatattcgaccaaataatgttggtctgtcaattgcatacgaatcaacttcctcgatggtacaatgtcagttaacccttcagtaagtgccaaaatctttgcaaaaatgtagggtacgtggtttgcaaaaaaaaaatggcacccggcctaccctctttgtacaaataatgtaataaccttacatctaatccatattttatgtttatgtgaaaaatattataatatatgttaaattttctatctatcaagccatcataatatagtatttagtcagatgtgatatttgtctcatcactataaacttttaaatctatgtttctaactatttcgcaacaaatatattaatacattattataatctcaataacacagagctatacaaactgtttatgtaaacaattctttgaaataacttaacttgttatcaataaacagataagagataagagtaataaaaccggttttggtattatacacaagcaaacttcgtccttagtgcaatacaaataaagttcaaaa from the Aricia agestis chromosome 14, ilAriAges1.1, whole genome shotgun sequence genome contains:
- the LOC121733877 gene encoding ATP synthase subunit O, mitochondrial yields the protein MSVMKTNMLIRSLSTSSAAAQLVKPPVQVFGLEGRYASALYSAASKTKSLDAVEKELTQFQQSMKTDANLKEFIINPTIKRSLKAEALKHVATKISLSPTTGNLLGLMAENGRLGKLETVINAFKIMMAAHRGEVTCEVVTAKPLDPAQKQSLEAALKKFLKGNETLQLTSRVDPSLIGGMVVSIGDKYVDMSVASKVKKYTELISVAV